One Ricinus communis isolate WT05 ecotype wild-type chromosome 2, ASM1957865v1, whole genome shotgun sequence DNA segment encodes these proteins:
- the LOC107261845 gene encoding uncharacterized protein LOC107261845: MEKFISSSETRSPTTETAFRNQQASIQNLENQVGQIVKLLSESPQKSLPSNREATPKEQLKVITLHSGKELKTKLNEVDEKSTKTEKVNDEKEGTQADVEDKVEATPKPTPFVKEYQSRRCFLACLQKDKLDAQFRRPFLAIARAIIDVHDAKLILSIGEEQVMFQIPNTMRHPLVLDDMDVSNDRVEHETVNCIPTIIAKDPLELCWVQEHEKCEILGALEQLAYLEAARLMRKQFFKPIEMPKEEKMKPFIEDPSSSKLKQLLEHLEYAFLMDGSKLPVITSSALLNDQKAKLLKVLRRRQRTIAWKIANIKGIIPYFCTHKILKEEEFKTMVQPQRHLNPNMKEVMKKEVIQLLDAEIIYPISDNFWVSPVQVVQNKGGMIVLLIENNELVLTRTVTGWRVCIDYRKLNDSTRKDHFPLPFIDQMLERLSRHAYYYFLDGLSEYFQIPIAP; encoded by the exons ATGGAGAAGTTTATCTCGTCGTCCGAAACAAGATCTCCGACTACTGAGACTGCTTTTAGAAACCAGCAAGCTTCAATTCAGAATTTAGAGAATCAAGTGGGGCAAATCGTAAAGCTTTTAAGTGAAAGTCCTCAAAAAAGTTTGCCCAGCAACCGAGAAGCTACCCCTAAGGAGCAGCTTAAGGTTATCACATTGCATAGTGGTAAAGAGCTAAAGACTAAGCTAAATGAAGTAGATGAGAAATCTACTAAAACTGAGAAGGTTAATGATGAAAAAGAGGGTACACAAGCTGATGTCGAGGACAAAGTAGAAGCAACACCCAAACCTACCCCTTTTGTGAAGGAATATCAATCTAGAAGATGCTTTCTAGCCTGTCTTCAGAAGGATAAACTGGATGCACAATTTA GAAGACCCTTTCTTGCTATAGCTAGGGCCATCATTGACGTTCATGATGCTAAGCTCATTCTTAGTATAGGGGAAGAGCAAGTGATGTTTCAGATCCCTAACACTATGAGACATCCACTTGTACTCGATGACATGGATGTTAGTAATGATAGAGTTGAACATGAGACTGTGAATTGTATTCCAACTATTATTGCTAAAGATCCTTTGGAGTTATGTTGGGTACAGGAACATGAGAAATGTGAGATACTAGGAGCTCTAGAGCAGCTAGCCTACCTTGAGGCAGCAAGGCTAATGAGAAAGCAGTTTTTTAAGCCTATAGAGATGCCCAAGGAGGAAAAAATGAAGCCTTTCATTGAAGATCCTTCATCTTCTAAACTCAAGCAGCTTTTGGAACACTTGGAATATGCCTTTCTGATGGATGGGTCCAAGCTACCAGTAATAACCAGTTCTGCATTACTAAATGATCAGAAGGCTAAGTTATTGAAAGTCTTGAGAAGGAGGCAGAGGACAATAGCTTGGAAGATTGCAAATATAAAGGGAATCATCCCTTATTTTTGCACACATAAGATTCTTAAGGAAGAAGAGTTCAAAACTATGGTGCAACCTCAAAGGCATCTAAACCCTAACATGAAGGAAGTAATGAAGAAGGAGGTGATTCAACTCCTTGATGCTGAGATTATTTATCCCATTTCAGACAATTTTTGGGTAAGCCCAGTACAAGTAGTGCAAAACAAGGGAGGTATGATAGTTTtgttaattgaaaataatgagCTAGTCCTTACAAGAACTGTGACAGGATGGAGAGTGTGCATCGACTATAGGAAACTGAATGATTCCACGAGAAAAGATCATTTCCCTTTACCATTCATTGATCAAATGCTAGAGAGATTATCAAGGCATGCGTACTACTATTTTCTGGATGGTTTATCAGAATATTTTCAGATTCCAATAGCCCCATGA